From Micromonospora carbonacea:
TCGACGCGCACCGCCTCCGCGCCGGGGAGCCGGGCTGCGGTCGCGGCGGACCGGGCGGGGTCGAGGTCGGCCACCGCCACGACGCGTACCGCCGGGTGGTCCGCGAGCGTGTCCAGGTAGGCGCGGGAGATGACCCCGAGCCCTACGACGCCGACGCGGTGCGGGTCGCCCACACCATGCCCCTCTCGATGACGGTGCGGATGCTCGGGTGCTCCAGCACGTCGAGGCTGTGCCCCGGGGTGGTCACGACGACGCGCCCGGCGCCCCACCGCCGGGTCCAGATCGCCGGCGAGGTGACCGGCCGGTGCCACGGCTGCCACGGCTGCGCCGGGTGGGTGGTGGTGGCCAGCACGTCGATCAGGTCGTCGTGCAGCACCCAGTACTGCTCGGTGACCAGCTCGACGTCGCCGATCCCCGCGGTGATCGGATGCTCCCGGCCCAGGTCGGTGAGGCGGATCGTGTGCGGCAGGAAGTTGTCCTCCGCCCCGCCGTGGCGCTCGCACGGCTCCTT
This genomic window contains:
- a CDS encoding ThuA domain-containing protein; amino-acid sequence: MAQRRALVVRGGWEGHEPVRATELFLPFLERSGYAVRIEESTDVYADADELAATDLVVQCVTMSQITPEQVAGLSAAVAAGTGFTGWHGGIVDSFRMSSDYLHLVGGQFATHPGKEPCERHGGAEDNFLPHTIRLTDLGREHPITAGIGDVELVTEQYWVLHDDLIDVLATTTHPAQPWQPWHRPVTSPAIWTRRWGAGRVVVTTPGHSLDVLEHPSIRTVIERGMVWATRTASAS